A genomic region of Friedmanniella luteola contains the following coding sequences:
- a CDS encoding multidrug effflux MFS transporter, which yields MTSVAEPLTTTDAVTTAGTPATRYVGRRYLQLVLVLGALSAIGPLTIDAYLPALPALSAQMGATDSQAQLTITGLLLGLGLGQLLVGPLSDAVGRRKPLLIGLAAHGVTSLLCAVAPSITMLAVTRTLQGLAGAAVAVVSMAVVRDLFSGIKAAQLLSRLMLVVGVAPILAPSIGSALLSFTSWRGIFVVLAAVAVGLFVLALVALPETLPVVRRQPSNVLGSLRAYRGLFTDRLFVIMVLVSGLMFATLFAYISGAPFILQELYGLSPAQFGVAFSANALGLVVMTQVNPLLIKRYSPVRVLLASVTISTAGAAALVVTTATGFGGFLGFMVPLFFVVSAAGLSFPNAPAIALNRHGEAAGSAAALLGSAQFMIGGAIAPLVGALANGTPVPMAGVILGASTLALVLFLTARRALDSVSYE from the coding sequence ATGACCTCCGTCGCCGAACCGCTGACCACCACCGACGCCGTCACCACCGCCGGCACGCCCGCCACCCGCTACGTGGGCCGTCGCTACCTCCAGCTCGTGCTGGTGCTGGGCGCGCTCAGCGCCATCGGCCCGCTGACCATCGACGCCTACCTGCCCGCGCTCCCGGCGCTCAGCGCGCAGATGGGTGCGACCGACTCGCAGGCGCAGCTGACCATCACCGGACTGCTGCTGGGCCTCGGCCTGGGCCAGCTGCTGGTCGGCCCGCTGTCCGACGCCGTCGGCCGCCGCAAGCCGCTCCTCATCGGGCTGGCGGCGCACGGGGTGACCTCGCTGCTCTGCGCGGTGGCCCCGTCGATCACCATGCTGGCCGTCACCCGCACCCTGCAGGGCCTGGCCGGTGCGGCCGTGGCCGTGGTCTCGATGGCCGTGGTCCGCGACCTCTTCAGCGGCATCAAGGCCGCCCAGCTGCTCTCCCGGCTGATGCTCGTCGTGGGCGTCGCGCCGATCCTGGCGCCGTCGATCGGCAGCGCGCTGCTGTCCTTCACCTCGTGGCGCGGGATCTTCGTCGTGCTCGCCGCGGTCGCCGTCGGCCTCTTCGTGCTGGCGCTGGTCGCACTGCCGGAGACGCTGCCCGTCGTGCGCCGCCAGCCGAGCAACGTCCTGGGCTCGCTGCGGGCCTACCGGGGGCTGTTCACCGACCGGCTGTTCGTGATCATGGTGCTGGTCTCCGGCCTGATGTTCGCCACCCTCTTCGCCTACATCTCGGGTGCGCCGTTCATCCTGCAGGAGCTGTACGGGCTCAGCCCGGCGCAGTTCGGGGTGGCCTTCAGCGCCAACGCCCTCGGCCTCGTCGTGATGACCCAGGTGAACCCGCTGCTCATCAAGCGCTACAGCCCGGTCCGGGTGCTGCTGGCCTCGGTCACCATCTCCACGGCCGGCGCCGCCGCCCTCGTCGTCACGACGGCGACCGGGTTCGGTGGCTTCCTCGGCTTCATGGTGCCGCTGTTCTTCGTGGTCTCGGCCGCCGGCCTGTCGTTCCCGAACGCCCCGGCCATCGCGCTGAACCGGCACGGCGAGGCGGCCGGCAGCGCCGCCGCCCTGCTGGGGTCGGCGCAGTTCATGATCGGCGGGGCCATCGCCCCTCTGGTCGGTGCCCTGGCCAACGGCACCCCGGTGCCGATGGCGGGCGTCATCCTGGGGGCCAGCACGCTCGCCCTCGTGCTGTTCCTGACCGCCCGGCGCGCGCTGGACTCCGTCTCCTACGAGTGA